atatttcagttATATTTGAAACTCATAACATTCCGTGGCAGAGCCACCATATAATCATTGCACCCCCTCAACAGTTACAATTTATACCAATTGTTTTATGACTGTTTTAAAAATTCGACCGAATCGGCCGGTTAGACCGAGAATCAGAGGGGTAATCGATCTGATCTGATTGTTGGATAAGATATGCTATTGAACAGGTGAGAACTGGCTAAAATCGGTGAATCGACGGTTGAAatatgtgaaattatgatatattttgaaattttaaaattttgtaggtgttgtgataGGTTTTAGAGACTGGGTCATCCAATTtgaccgatttaataaatatgtagtattgcaatagagactggtttattcaattgaattatccggtttaatttgatttagtcatgcggttcgattAGTAATCTAATAGTTCAACCGATAAATCAGTGATCCAATACTCTCACCAGTTTAATGACTGATTTTTAAAGACTGGTTTTACCATATAATATACTCCACCCGCTCAAAGTTTTGTCTTGCCCCAAATGTTGCATATGCTCTCTTCtctaggggtgatcgtatccgaaccaatccaaaagcaaaaccgcaaatcgaaccaatccaaaccgaaaccgcaaaaaatcgcatttggtttggatgattttggatgatttttggactgaaccgcgcggttcggtttggtttgcggtttgtatttcacaaaaccgaaccaaaccgaaccaaaccgcatgtttaacttaagttttgaatattaatagttaatttattatctttccaaatCTAATTGCATAAAGCCACACCTCACGTTTTGAATTTTAagaattaatttattaacttaagttttggcataatcaacttagtttttgtattttattgagctacatatatatgtaattgtctactgtctaatatatgtatttcatttataatatatttttagttctctactgttcttataatataatttcttttgtatggtataatatcatatattatattggcattgaattctttcttttttccttttatttcagtacatttttattttatagtgtaaaccgcaatcaaccgaaccgatcctaaccgcattggtttggtttggtttggattggatgacttattaaaaatcaaccgaaccaaaccgaaccgcatgcatttttatctcgcggttaggatgacttttatgctcaaaaccgaaccaaaccgcaccgcgaacacccctactctTATCGCATAGCGACAATTCCATAGCATTACAGCTTGAGAGTAGCACTaattataaaatcaaacaaatcTAGAGTATATATTTATTATGCTCTCTCATTATAGAGTCACACTTCTGATAAATTATGGGGGTGGTACTAATTTGAGGGTAGTAAGTCAAACAAACTGGAATAGAACCTCCACATcaacacaagatgaaacttaaaAATGCTTAAAAACAAGATTGCTTTTGGAAATCCCTTTTCATTCATATTGTTCCATTTTCTAAAAAATGCTTAAAAATTTAACTAAGGATtagcaaaaataattttaattgattaagtaATTAGTTAataactaaatatttatttagagggttaatcaaatttttttgattttttaaactttatAAAGCATACTACCTTAAACCTCAAGTCACCTTGAGAAAACTCCCTTATTTGAAGGAACGACAAATTATTATCGTAAATCTTTCTTTACGAATCATTTGATACGAGAGTTGGTTCAAGTCACAAGACTGATAAATCAATTATACTTACAGACTTATCACCTCAACCTATTATGAGGTTACATAATCATCAAGACTATCATCACCTTTACTGAGAAACATTCTTAAAGAGAATACATTAATCACATCCATTAAACACACCATAAACGAACATACATACTTTAATCACAGAGATCATCAAACATATGACAAGACCTTCTCTTGTATACTTGAGGTATTGATTTttataactaataaaaatattattttgtataTCTAGTGTGCTTGTATACTCTATTTACTATAATTAACAAAAGtgttttaatcttaaaatattatattactattaaaatcaattcaactaattattattattattattaatttttaaaaattacacataattgaaatataaaattttatataaaagggAATGATAAATAAAGTTCTCATTTATTTCATAAACAAGAGCTACTCTACAAAGTGTAGCAGCACATATGGATCCCGTGCTATAAGTATATTATGAGTGTTATATGTGTGGATCTCATTAATTAGTGTTACTAAAGAGACTTTTTAATCATGGTTTTCATCTCCTGAATTTCAGCGTACAAAACAACGTTAGATAGACAATCACCATCAAGAAACGAAAGCTATGGGACAAAGAAGAATGACCCTGCTAAGTTTGTTAACCATTCATTACAGTACAGAGACAGCTTGATGCATTTTCTCCTTCAAATTCCCTCATTCGAGTGTCATTCATAACTTATTGTTTTTCCTTCaaaacagaacaaaaactaatgtcATTTTCATTCGGTGTCTTTGGACAGACCAAACTGTTCAACCATTTTCAGACCATAATTGCTACATTTGTCACTTTTGATATCATAATTGATACATTCTGTCACTTTGAATTGCGTTCTACAGATGTATCTGGGAACTGTATTTTTCTCATTCAAATAAACCCATATTATACTTTTGGTTTATACGTACAAGTCAAATTATCTGCAGCACAATACACCAAAAGAATCCCTGATTTTATGATACTCACTCAATATATATCATAtcaaatatatcattttaaatagATATGATTCTGGAAAACGTTtctcatattttatattattgatcatATGTTAGTTCTAAACACAAAATGATAAATAAGAATGCTGGGTAAAAGGAACtatcatatgatatgccctatatataagAGATCAAATTagtcttgaagagttacaccacgagttataCTTGCTCGTaactttatttcgaataaatatgttttaaaatcaacggttgaatttaaacaTAATAGCATATAGATCATTATACCtataaaatttgaaattaatctataataatttactataccatcaaaatatctaaaaattaatattaaaatgaaCTTTCATGAAAGCTTATATGAAAGCATGCTCAATTAATCTTTCAGATTTTTTAGGAGTAGAAGAAATATCTAATATATTATGAGAAAAGGGATGATGTATTGACAGTTGTAAAAAAATTTTATACTGTCAATCAATGAGGATCATGTAAAATACCAAGtgatattgtaaattttaaaatatttttataatttggcattttaaaatattctattttaatatatgtgTAATTCTTTTTTTAATGAACAGTGTACTACCATTAAActcatatattatatatttaaaaattttgataaaattaaaaaacgtaccaaattttcaaaaaatttgataaaagctgaaattgcatttttaataATCCAATAAAAATGCGTATTTTTTATGTGAATCAATATAAAactattgaattttttaataagcttacaattttttttacaaatttattgattctttgaatttttatttttaaactagagctcttaaaaatgaataaataataacAAAGGTAATTTTTGACATTATTAAAAGAAAGGGACGTTAAGTGCAAGTGAGAGGGTGCCAATAGATTTGTGGGAGAAAAGTAATTTACAAAGAGAATAATATAACCCAACCCATTGTTTAGAACCTTCTGGATCGATTCACACAGCCCATTGTTTTCTGTTTTCTTTCTCTCCACGAAATCCCCACCTTTTTTAATCCTTTTCGTTTCAAACAATACACACAACCAACAAACTTCAAAGATTTCACTTCCAGAAACCGCGACAAAGGTTTGTGATGGATTCACAGAAAAGCCAACCTCAAAAGTCATCTTCGTGTAGAAGGAAGAAGAACGAGGAAGCGACTTTCATCGAGGATTTGAAGGATCACATCGACGAGTTCATTCATGCTTCTATGGATGAACACAAAACTTGCTTTCAGAAAACAATTAACAAGGtttctgttttatttatttatttatttatgtctaGTTTTTCACAATATAATAATTACTTTTTTGCCATCTAATTATTTTCGTTGTTTTCAATTTCAGATGTTCGGTTTGTCTAAGGCTGTTGCGGAAAAGAACGCTAATGCTGCGAATGGAGTCGAAAGTTCTTTGCCTCTTCAAACTACTCTGCAAGATTAGTTTTATTTTGAACTTTAAGGTTTTTATTTTAGCCATGGGGTAATGTAATAATATCTTGATTTTTAGTTATGTTGTTGGGATTTAAGTAAACAACCTTTGTCTACATGATATTTCACTCTTACAAACAAACATTATTTTGTTTCAACCTAATGGGCTAGTAGGCTAGATATGATTTTGGGGTCTAATATGAAAGGTGGCAGATTTGTACTGGCACTCTTTATTTTTAACTTGGCACCTCCATACTATATACAATCTTatcaaaatattttcaataaaaatttgAACTTTTGAAAATAATTGTGCTTTTTTAGATTTTTGGATTAATATACCATATTATTTTCGAATTTTGAatatttacctttttttttttaaatgagtaTAAAAGCGTATATTTtgcactttaaaaaaaaaagtgagttTAAAGTCataatttcttttcaaaaatctaaaattttatatatttttttaaaatttagtatGAATTCATACTTTTTATATTGAATTTCTTAAATATCATGTATAACATAATTGGCTCATACTTAAAAAATTATGCTTTAAACCATCCATATATAGAACACCATCAATAATGGTAAAGAGTGGCGTACCTACTTTTCCAATATTAAGAATCTTCCCTTTGTTATTATCTCCATATGTGACAATTTTTTGACTTTAGAGTTAAAGATGTAAATCTTTATCTGTCCTTCGTCATGTGTTTGGAGCATCCACTGTCAAGATACAACTGTTGAACATATGACTCCACGCATGAAAGAAAGAGAAATGTGtgtttcaaaaatatatattggtTTGAAAAACTTTCACGATTATTTTtcagagtttaaaaatattttgaaaatgttttggGAAATTAGCAGCACAAAAAATAATTAAGTCGAAAATAAAAGTAAGGGGTAAGAGAAGTAACACTAGGAATTATAGAGGTTCGGTCGAAATGAAGTGACCTAATCCTCTCTCCAAAATTGTTtattgagagtatccaataattCTTGAGAGCTTTTACTACGTTGAATTCTCGAAAGCCCTTATACTAGGAAAATTGAAGTTTCAAACTAACTTTCAACAACACAGCAAACACTAGAGAGAAGCGGTTAGTCCTTCTTCCAAATAGTGGATTTAAGTGGTTAGTCTTCTTTCCAAACAACAACTTGAAGCGGTTAGTCCCTGTTACACTGGGATTTTCAACTAATGAAAAGTCAACGGAAAAGGTTATAATGGAGGAACATTCAGTGGTAAGAGCATTAATGTCAAGTCTTTTAGGGCATTAATGATCCAGCATCGATGGAGCGTCGACTAGAGAGCCAAATAATGTGGAATTTATGATATGCAAGAATCACAAGAGAAAATCCACAAGATTAGGATCAGCTGTAAACATGTTTGCAATCTCGAAAAGGGCAGTCGACAGGACTTTTAGGTCAACAGGAACATTAGTCGACAAAGCCACAAAGAGGTTAAAGGCTTGGTGATTCTTTATGAGTAAGTTATAGAGCAAATATGATGTCCATAACAAGTTGGCAGATATGATCAAGAGTTTGTAGGAAAGTTTGAAGCAGTTTAACTCAATGTGGGTTACAAACAGTAAATCATGGGTGACACGTGGAAGCGCTAGTGCGAACCTGAAGATTAGAGGTGGGATAAAACATAGCACTCCCCTGGTGGTTAGAATCTTCGTCGACGGTTATTTGTAAATAGAATAAATAGCAGACTCATACATTGTAACATGGGTCGCAAAATTTCATACTTTCTCTCCATACAACTGAAATACCTGAATCAAAGAGCGAAACAGTTCGCGATAAATATGTATGTTTTTGCGTCTAATCTTTTCATTGTTTTCTTGTTTCCTTAAATGAAACATTTAGTTTTTCCGTCTTTTATCTTCTCATTTGATTAATTTCATTTATTGCATCTAATTTTCTTGTCAATTATCAAAGTTCGTCTTCATTTAAAGTATGTCTTTACGTTGTCTTCGTACGAACGACTGCATTCAATTTACATGCATGTGTTTTCCTACAATTTATTTGCACAAATTGCTTTGGAGATTTTTCGAGTTAATCTCACTAGTTTCATTAAACTCTTGATTGGTTACCAAAACACCAATAAATAGTCCCCAAGCTAAACCGAGTTTTTTCACAAGCTTATCTCAAACCAAAGTGAGCTTTTGAATCGGGATGAACTCACAAACCTAACTAAGGTTTTCACAAGGCTGATCACGAACCACTTACATTTCAAACCAGGCTTATTTCAAACCAAAGAAATCTTTTGACCATGTTGAGCTTACGAACCAAACCCGAGTTCTTACCAGAATAATCATGAACCATGATGAGATAAAAGAGATAAAGTCTGAAAGTTCACCATGTCATGCGCTTAGCATGTTTCTGAGTGATCTATTAGAATGTTAAAGGTCAAAAGTAAGTATCTATCTATTGACTTCCAGAGCTGGATACCTCCACAGGACTGTTCTTGGATCCTGAAACACATTGCGAAGAGCAGGAATCTATGTATACTGCTACCAGACTAGAATGTTACCTTGGGAGAAGGAAAATTTGATATTGCTAAGCATTACCATAGACTGAGGGGAGATAAGCAAAAGATTGAGTGGAATGCTGTCTTCTTCAACAATTTGGCTAGGCCTCATGCTAAGTTCCAACTTTGGTTGCTCTTTATTGGGAGATTAACTACTAGAGATAGACTGCAAAGATTTGGCCTGATCACGGATCCTTCATGTATCTTCTGTGTTGAATTTGAATCTATAGCTCATTTATTTTTTCAGTGTAGATACACACAAAGCATTTGGAATTCTGTTCTTTAATGGATTTGCTACTCGAGAGTGGGACAGGATTGGAACTTAGAGAAAGTTTGGCTGATACAAGAAGTGAGAAAGAAAGGTTAGAGACGACTCCTCCTGAAAATAGCTCTGGCAGAAACAACCTATTTCATCCGGCATGCGAGGAATGATGCTATTTTCAACAACAACCTCATGGCTTAAGACATAGATGCCTAGATTAAACACATCATAATCATTCGCAGTAGGAATCATAGAGCCCTTATGGATCATATTGAAGTTTTGAATACTCAATAGTGTGATTAGAACCTAGTTTGTCTGATTGTCGTTTTGTAATTCTTGTTTGATTGTCTGGATCCTAAGGGATCGACTGTTTTGTCCTGTTTTGGTGGAATAAAATCATCTATCTATTCtccaaaaaaaattaagtatCTATGTACTATGGAAAACATACACACACACTCACACAAAGAAAAGCTTTTAAAACTCtctcttttatatataaaaaatattgaaaacttATCATGTCATGTAAGGAATTGATTAAGAAGTATTTATAATCAATTGAGAAATTTGTTATACTTCTTAATCGATTAAAGATAAGATATAATCAATTAGAGGAAGGTAAATGGCTTCCTAATCGATTAGAAAAAATTTGTATCAATTAAAACTATAGTTTTTGTGGGTTTTTCTTTGTCAGATTAGGGTTGCTATATTTCGAAAGCTCTTAACTGAATACTTGCTAGGGTTAATTGATTAAAAGATTAAAATGGCTCATGAATCATTTCCTTTTtgagtcaaatattttcctatataaaAGAGGCTTTTCCTCATTTCAAAAACACTGATTTTTAGAATGGAAATCTCTCTCCTTTTTCTTCTACTCTATctattctaaaatttctttttcacgAGAATCATCGTAGTTTCAAAAGACTGAAAAGTCTCTGTGATATTTTTGTTGCAAAAAGTGTTATGATTcatttgacttacttaataatatatttatattttggaTTGTATTTGTAAAGACTTAAAGATTACAAGATAAAACTAACAAAAACTTAGTTATAGGTTTTTTAACTTGTTATGTTTTAACAGATTAGGGTTGCCATATTTCGAAAGGTCTTAACTGATTACTTGCTAGGGTTAATTGATTAAAAGATTAAAATGGCTCATGAATCATTTCCTTTTTGAGCCAAATCTTTTCCTATATAAAAGAGGTTTTTCCTCATTTCAAAAACACTAATTTTTAGAATGGAAATCTCTCTCCTTTTTCTTCTACTCTATCTATTCTAAAATTTCATTTTCACGAGAATTATCGTAGTTTCAAAAGACTGAAAAGCCTTTGTGAGATTTTTGTTGTAATGAGTGTTATGAttcatttgatttatttattagtATATTTATATTTTGGATTGTATTTGTAAAGACTTAGAGGTTACAagataaaactaactaaaacttAGTTATAGGTTTTTTAACTTGTTATGTTTTAAAATCTATGTATGTTCTTGAGTTTAGTCGGTAAAATATCTTGTTTGGTTTAGAGATCAACATGCATAAAATCTCTTTTTTAGTTTGGATGTTAGCTAGTGTAAAATATTTTGGTTGGTTGTAAGAAGGTTCGTGAGCATAACCTGTAAAAAAACTCGCCTATTTTTAGGGGAACTCTTGAGGGGAAACTGTTGTGGATAGAAGTATGTCAAGTGGTTAAGCAGAAATTGTATAAATCTCTGATGCACTATATGTAAATATCATCTctttattttctcatattattttatttctacTTTGTATCTCCATATCCATATTTCTTCATATTCGGTAACATAAATGTTTTAAAAGTCGACTAGGAGGAGTTACAATTGGctttaattgattagaatgaAGGCTTAATTGATTAGCTAGTGTATTTTTCCTTCCTAATTGATGAGACAAGCTTCTTAGCCATTTAGGCACTCGTATGTATTGGTTTTAAGATGTAGAATCACAAACACAACACATAGAACCACAAACACAACCTTCGAGTACGCTCTTTACATGAATTTTGTCATTGAGAAGTGAGAACATGAAAGAAACATTAGGTAACTATCTGCAATtgataatatatacatatattgtcaCATATATGAGTAAGGGGAAATATACAAAGAAACTGGAGAAAATTTATGAATTATGGTTGATAGGGTCCACAATAGGAATGGATTGGCTACCTTTACTATTTGGTAACTTTCATACCTTTAGTATATATTTGAAGATAAATGAGTAAGATAGAGAATGGTGACTGAGAAAGAGATAGAGGGAAAAGCATCAAAGGTACCAAACTCAAAGGTAGCCAATCTCTCCCCGTTTACAACACTTAAAAGGTGTCTCGATGACACTCAAGGTTCTCTAGGGAATGGAAGATTCAtcttaatttcaaatgtttgcaaTATGTCCTAATGGAGATTTGTGCTTCTATAACGATTTTCCATAAAAGTCTGCTGGTAAGAACAAAAAGAGAACGTTTCATAGAAAGAAGAATGGTAGGGAATTATGGAGGCAAAAGAACCGCGGGGGCGCAAAATCTAGAATTGTAGGGAGGTTCACAGTGATTAGGGTGAGGGTTATCAGGAGTAAATTAATTGAGTTGTGCTTGTGAGAGTTCACATAATAGAGAATGAGGGTGAGCAAAAATTAACAAGAGGAAAAAGTGAAAGAGCTTTGATAAGTTTATCAAATAAAAAAGAGTTCTTATTTCTTATGAAAGaaggtttttagtttttaattattttcaaaggGAGTAGTTAAGTTTAACtgagtgttttaatttgtttCAAGTAAcatacaatttatttatttatttataataaaaacttattaatttatttatataactttattaatttttctatttcttatgtaaatattaaatttgggttttgataaataatattaatattataaataagcaCCTCTTAGGTTAGCaacctattttaaaaaattaattcaaaattaattttattaatggtAAGTTGGCTAAGAAAGAAACTTAAGAAAGTTAAAAATTGTAATAAAATTGAGGTTATGTTTTTTTTAAGTAATGTTTTAGTCGATTTTAAGTCACTTCGACTATGAGATATTGTCTGTTTTTAGTGTGAGAGTTCTCATAACTTTGTCCTTTAGAAAAGACGTCTCGTTAGATTGAGGTATATGAGTATTGTATATATAAACTAGTCTTAGCCTCAACTCTCAAGCAATGTGAGATTATTTTAGCCAGTTCAAAACAATTGGTCCTCAATCAAGGCAAAGATACACGTGGGAACTTCGAGCTCCCACGGGTGGTGTTAATGTTTCGTGGTGGAATGAGAAATTGAGATAATGGGAGAAATATCTTTT
Above is a window of Vicia villosa cultivar HV-30 ecotype Madison, WI unplaced genomic scaffold, Vvil1.0 ctg.001916F_1_1, whole genome shotgun sequence DNA encoding:
- the LOC131637107 gene encoding uncharacterized protein LOC131637107, with translation MDSQKSQPQKSSSCRRKKNEEATFIEDLKDHIDEFIHASMDEHKTCFQKTINKMFGLSKAVAEKNANAANGVESSLPLQTTLQD